A genomic stretch from Perognathus longimembris pacificus isolate PPM17 chromosome 5, ASM2315922v1, whole genome shotgun sequence includes:
- the Tex55 gene encoding testis-specific expressed protein 55 has product MDPPPEKHPDESWEQENTTTPSTADQTNNGEDNQKNQAEGEEANAQTNADHIDQSSYEQSYSIASNQLGQIDQSGQGTYEQSERKWSKKIEGNNSQQTGQIEERTSQASDQKLSQQSDRKASRKSSDKVSSSDGRSSAHIDYRFPALSVQGPSIPTTQKDRVNYRTSGSAEDTGEQSAEQFMDEGEDDLDDLFKEKEGHEDYYPGYHQALNQLEDQIFSDLVDDEAYDFRIQPCKFEESSNEVEDKLSVDMENETESATAMPSYKLMDTRFTNIFQTQDQAFTQKLSSSKAAYLTSEEGLQTIQASNSGLYVDGKSQGYKRRLPPIIYEDPYQISLQYMEKHHILQIFQHITEKLVYEKPDDPLNFMLHQVQEMIQNRDNM; this is encoded by the exons ATGGATCCGCCTCCTGAAAAACATCCAGATGAATCCTGGGAACAAGAAAACACCACCACACCCTCAACTGCTGACCAAACTAACAATGGGGAAGACAACCAGAAAAACCAAGCTGAAGGGGAGGAGGCGAATGCCCAAACCAATGCTGATCACATTGACCAAAGCTCATATGAACAGTCTTACAGCATAGCATCCAACCAACTTGGACAGATTGACCAGTCTGGCCAGGGAACTTATGAACAGAGTGAACGAAAATGGTctaagaaaattgaagggaaCAACTCTCAGCAGACTGGCCAGATAGAAGAAAGAACTTCCCAGGCCAGTGACCAAAAATTATCTCAGCAGTCTGACAGAAAAGCTTCCAGAAAGAGTAGTGATAAGGTTTCCTCATCTGATGGAAGAAGTTCTGCACACATTGACTACAgatttcctgccctgtctgttcAAGGACCATCCATCCCCACCACACAAAAGGACCGAGTTAATTACAGAACATCAGGGTCTGCAGAAGACACTGGAGAACAGTCTGCTGAGCAGTTTATGGATGAGGGAGAAGATGACCTGGATGACCTCTTCAAAGAGAAGGAGGGCCATGAAGACTACTACCCAGGCTACCATCAAGCATTAAACCAATTAGAGGATCAGATCTTTTCTGATCTGGTGGATGATGAGGCATATGACTTCAGAATACAGCCCTGCAAATTTGAGGAGAGCTCAAATGAAGTCGAAGACAAACTTTCAGTTGACATGGAGAATGAGACGGAAAGTGCCACAGCTATGCCAAGTTACAAGCTGATGGACACCAGGTTTACCAATATCTTCCAAACACAAGACCAAGCATTTACCCAGAAATTGTCCTCAAGCAAAGCAGCCTATCTCACCAGTGAAGAAGGACTCCAGACCATCCAA GCCAGTAATTCAGGACTTTATGTTGATGGAAAATCTCAAGGTTACAAGAGGAGACTCCCTCCTATCATCTATGAAGATCCTTACCAAATTTCACTCCAATACATGGAGAAACACCACATCCTGCAAATATTCCAG CATATCACTGAAAAATTAGTCTATGAAAAGCCAGATGATCCGCTGAATTTTATGCTGCACCAG GTACAGGAAATGATCCAAAACAGAGACAACATGTAA